One region of Streptomyces capillispiralis genomic DNA includes:
- a CDS encoding SCO6880 family protein encodes MSDNPQAEATTATVKFPHRSRRGILLGLTAPQLIVVSLTGLLLLAVILARGVVGALELIPLWAAIALLVFVRHRGRALADWAPIVTRYVLRRMRGQLIWLVRPSSRPVREGLLHLPGTAASLRVVTAPDRRYGAVHNPHTGTLTAVVKVSSRAYALLDPGTQNANVNGWGRALAALARTGQVARIQVIERTVPDSGDALRRYWEEHGQPDAPVAGAIYSELIQSAGPAAAPHEAYVAVSLDAKAARRLINQAGGGLTGSFSVLAQLTSTFDQAARTAGLNPTGWLTAHEIAAVVRTAYDPKALGALDRWSSSGRPEADAAAAGPVVVVEKSDHITTDSAVHCTYWVENWPRTETSAGFLHQLLFTAGVRRTLSLSYEPKGLDAALRDVQRKKASVIADAAERARRGQVDSEADSIEYQDIKSRERQLIAGHADVALTGLLTVSADSEEELRSACAVVETAAVGAQLDLRPLTWQQAEAFTAAAMPLALAV; translated from the coding sequence ATGTCTGACAACCCCCAGGCCGAAGCCACCACGGCCACCGTGAAGTTCCCGCACCGCAGCAGGCGCGGCATCCTGCTCGGCCTCACCGCCCCACAGCTGATCGTCGTGAGCCTCACCGGCCTGCTCCTGCTCGCAGTGATCCTCGCCCGTGGCGTGGTCGGCGCTCTCGAACTCATCCCGCTGTGGGCCGCCATCGCCCTGCTCGTCTTCGTTCGCCACCGAGGCCGAGCACTGGCCGACTGGGCTCCGATCGTCACCCGGTACGTGCTCCGCCGGATGCGGGGCCAGTTGATCTGGCTCGTCCGGCCCTCCAGCCGCCCGGTGCGCGAAGGACTCCTCCACCTGCCTGGTACCGCCGCCAGCCTGCGCGTGGTCACCGCACCCGACCGCCGGTACGGCGCGGTCCACAACCCCCACACCGGCACGCTGACCGCCGTCGTCAAGGTGTCCTCCCGCGCCTACGCGCTGCTCGACCCGGGCACCCAGAACGCCAACGTCAACGGCTGGGGGCGTGCCCTCGCCGCACTGGCCCGCACCGGTCAGGTCGCCCGGATCCAGGTGATCGAGCGCACCGTGCCGGACTCCGGCGACGCCCTTCGCCGGTACTGGGAGGAGCACGGCCAGCCCGACGCCCCGGTGGCCGGCGCGATCTACAGCGAGCTGATCCAGAGCGCGGGCCCGGCCGCGGCTCCGCACGAGGCGTACGTCGCGGTCTCGCTGGACGCCAAGGCCGCGCGACGCCTGATCAACCAGGCCGGAGGCGGTCTGACCGGGTCCTTCAGCGTCCTGGCGCAGTTGACCTCGACCTTCGACCAAGCCGCGCGCACCGCCGGGCTCAATCCCACCGGCTGGCTCACCGCCCACGAGATCGCGGCCGTCGTGCGAACGGCGTACGACCCCAAGGCCCTTGGCGCACTGGACCGTTGGTCCTCCTCCGGGCGTCCCGAGGCCGACGCAGCCGCAGCCGGCCCGGTCGTGGTCGTCGAGAAGTCGGACCACATCACAACCGACTCCGCCGTCCACTGCACGTACTGGGTGGAGAACTGGCCCCGCACCGAGACGTCGGCGGGCTTCCTGCACCAGCTGCTGTTCACCGCCGGGGTGCGGCGGACCCTGTCGCTGTCGTACGAGCCGAAGGGGCTGGATGCCGCCCTGCGTGATGTCCAGCGCAAGAAGGCCAGTGTGATCGCGGACGCCGCCGAGCGGGCGCGGCGTGGCCAGGTCGACTCCGAAGCGGACTCGATCGAGTACCAGGACATCAAGTCCCGTGAGCGGCAGCTCATCGCGGGCCACGCGGATGTTGCCCTGACCGGCCTGCTGACGGTCTCGGCCGACTCCGAGGAGGAGCTTCGTTCCGCCTGCGCGGTCGTGGAGACCGCGGCGGTCGGCGCGCAGCTCGACCTCCGGCCGCTCACCTGGCAGCAGGCCGAGGCGTTCACCGCCGCCGCCATGCCGCTCGCCCTCGCCGTCTGA
- a CDS encoding C40 family peptidase — protein sequence MKKTTGAVVSLFASGPLLLAVPVLSVGAGTATASCSTGGPQAVDTSAVAAQVKAILDGGGKDTVSVPGLDDPAEQIPNAKTIQATGVAMNIPARGQIVALATALQESGLRNLTYGDRDSLGLFQQRPSQGWGTANEILDPVHASTKFYEALEKVSGWQSLSVTQAAQAVQRSGFPEAYAKWEPLATALQQAIEPLLSKAGGTSPSPSPSGSDSTASAASSTAGGCTADGDGTDFGTIPPGAVPTGYKIPADAPPKVQTAIRWALGQLGTPYQWGGSCTDSHGSDPMGRCDCSSLMQQAYRAAGVTLTRTTYTQVKEGKPVSVDALRPGDLVFTEGTAKVPEHVGMVVGQGLIVHAPRTGDVVRLATLASWKPQILAARRVV from the coding sequence ATGAAGAAGACCACCGGAGCGGTCGTCAGTCTCTTCGCCTCCGGTCCGCTCCTGCTGGCCGTTCCGGTCCTCTCCGTCGGGGCCGGGACTGCTACGGCCTCCTGTTCGACCGGCGGTCCACAGGCTGTGGATACCTCGGCCGTCGCCGCTCAGGTGAAGGCAATCCTGGACGGCGGCGGCAAGGACACGGTCTCCGTGCCGGGCCTGGACGACCCGGCCGAGCAGATTCCCAACGCCAAGACCATCCAGGCCACCGGCGTCGCGATGAACATCCCGGCCCGGGGCCAGATCGTGGCTCTGGCGACAGCCCTGCAGGAGAGCGGCCTGCGGAACCTGACCTACGGTGACCGCGACTCGCTGGGCTTGTTCCAGCAGCGGCCGTCGCAGGGGTGGGGCACCGCGAACGAGATCCTCGACCCGGTGCATGCCTCGACGAAGTTCTACGAGGCGTTGGAAAAGGTCTCGGGCTGGCAGTCCCTGTCCGTCACCCAGGCTGCCCAGGCGGTGCAGAGGTCCGGCTTCCCCGAGGCTTACGCGAAGTGGGAGCCCCTTGCCACCGCCTTGCAGCAGGCGATCGAGCCGCTGTTGTCGAAGGCCGGCGGCACGTCGCCGAGCCCTTCGCCGTCCGGCTCGGACAGCACGGCCAGTGCTGCGTCGAGTACCGCGGGCGGCTGTACGGCCGACGGGGACGGCACCGACTTCGGAACCATCCCGCCCGGCGCGGTGCCGACCGGGTACAAGATCCCGGCAGACGCTCCGCCCAAGGTTCAGACGGCGATCCGCTGGGCGCTCGGCCAGCTCGGCACCCCGTACCAGTGGGGCGGGAGCTGCACCGACTCCCACGGGAGCGACCCCATGGGCCGCTGCGACTGCTCCTCGTTGATGCAGCAGGCGTACAGGGCCGCCGGGGTCACCCTCACGCGGACGACGTACACGCAGGTCAAGGAGGGCAAGCCGGTATCGGTGGACGCTCTCCGGCCCGGTGACCTCGTCTTCACCGAAGGGACTGCCAAAGTCCCGGAACACGTCGGGATGGTCGTCGGCCAAGGCCTGATCGTGCACGCCCCGCGCACCGGGGACGTGGTCCGCCTCGCGACCCTCGCGTCGTGGAAGCCGCAGATTCTCGCGGCCCGCCGAGTCGTCTGA
- a CDS encoding Hsp70 family protein, whose protein sequence is MIVGFDFGTTNSLVSVVVGDRVIDVMDVETGRPHPSIVRYEGEQVVVGREAKDALGAAGIGVHGNTVKSPKFLLGEEVIAVGGVDRSPVDIVADVVRHVRSESLRSPQRKVLGGLDNAVVTIPVTMNGHRRAALREAFAGAGMGVAQFVHEPLAALYGFIRGADDPEEMARRLARRNVLVVDWGGGTLDLTLCRVDEDQVRQLRNGGSAQVGGDEFDKVIRDEVVKRARARGSATDDDLAIPEAELRLLQDAERNKIELSADRANVTFYRPSYFQSGATLQYRLTRQELEEITRPLVTAGIDEIESLLGSLSMAPGQVSLVVVVGGMAAMPAIRSRLHELFGPDRVEVPTNSATLISQGAAWIAHDRQRLRLAKPIELELARGSLMPLLAAGTEMPLGGEIKHETLHLYCADPTDGKAKFPIATPTALSSHPQASERRTSLGMITLAVDETAPPLHERLELKVVLDDDLVLSVEASSSQKHDRVTASYYDLEFGLGLPASAMPGGAAAAPKAPEESTVVPQAGLVVRANVARDKDQATVPGDVLYRHNSRAFTRHVRDGATEAQVLEHLYYKSCAACKRQWGHPDCRCGTA, encoded by the coding sequence GTGATCGTCGGGTTTGACTTCGGAACGACCAACAGCCTTGTTTCGGTGGTAGTTGGTGACCGCGTGATCGACGTGATGGACGTCGAGACTGGCCGGCCACATCCCTCGATCGTCCGGTACGAGGGCGAGCAGGTAGTCGTCGGTCGCGAGGCCAAGGACGCGTTGGGTGCCGCGGGCATTGGTGTGCACGGCAACACGGTGAAATCGCCGAAGTTCCTCCTCGGCGAGGAGGTAATCGCCGTCGGAGGCGTCGACCGGAGCCCGGTGGACATCGTTGCGGACGTTGTGCGGCACGTCCGGTCGGAGTCCCTGCGCAGTCCGCAGCGGAAGGTGCTCGGCGGCCTCGACAATGCTGTGGTCACGATCCCCGTGACCATGAATGGGCACCGGCGCGCGGCGCTGCGAGAGGCGTTCGCCGGGGCCGGGATGGGTGTAGCGCAGTTCGTCCACGAGCCGCTCGCCGCCCTGTATGGGTTCATCCGGGGAGCAGACGATCCAGAAGAGATGGCGCGGCGGCTTGCACGACGAAACGTCCTGGTTGTCGACTGGGGCGGCGGAACGCTGGACCTGACTCTCTGTCGAGTCGACGAAGACCAGGTTCGACAACTTCGTAACGGTGGCTCGGCCCAGGTCGGCGGCGACGAGTTCGACAAGGTAATTCGCGACGAGGTCGTGAAGCGCGCTCGGGCTCGCGGTAGTGCCACTGACGACGACCTCGCGATCCCTGAGGCTGAACTCCGGCTCCTCCAAGACGCGGAACGCAACAAGATCGAGCTCTCGGCTGACCGCGCCAACGTGACGTTCTACCGGCCAAGTTACTTCCAATCAGGTGCCACGTTGCAGTACCGGCTCACGCGTCAGGAGCTGGAGGAGATCACACGGCCGCTCGTCACGGCAGGTATCGATGAGATCGAGTCGCTGCTCGGCAGCCTGTCGATGGCGCCCGGCCAGGTCTCGCTGGTCGTCGTGGTCGGTGGCATGGCGGCCATGCCCGCGATTCGGAGCCGACTGCACGAGTTGTTTGGCCCGGACCGAGTTGAGGTGCCGACGAACAGTGCCACGTTGATCTCACAAGGAGCTGCGTGGATCGCGCATGACAGGCAGAGACTCCGACTGGCAAAGCCCATCGAACTCGAGCTCGCCCGTGGGTCGTTGATGCCGCTCCTCGCTGCGGGCACCGAAATGCCTCTCGGTGGAGAGATCAAGCACGAAACCCTCCACCTGTACTGCGCGGATCCGACGGACGGGAAGGCGAAATTTCCGATCGCCACTCCGACCGCGTTGTCATCACACCCGCAGGCGAGCGAGCGGCGAACGTCGCTGGGAATGATCACACTCGCCGTCGACGAGACCGCCCCGCCACTGCACGAGCGCCTCGAGCTGAAGGTCGTTCTCGACGACGACTTGGTGTTGTCGGTCGAGGCGTCATCAAGCCAGAAGCACGATCGAGTCACAGCGTCGTACTACGACCTGGAGTTCGGTCTTGGCCTCCCTGCTTCAGCTATGCCCGGAGGTGCAGCCGCAGCCCCAAAAGCACCTGAGGAGTCCACAGTCGTGCCACAGGCGGGACTGGTCGTCCGTGCGAATGTGGCGAGGGACAAGGACCAGGCAACCGTTCCGGGCGACGTGCTGTATCGGCACAATTCAAGGGCCTTCACCCGGCACGTGCGCGACGGAGCGACAGAAGCCCAGGTGCTGGAACACCTGTACTACAAGTCGTGCGCCGCCTGCAAGCGCCAGTGGGGGCACCCGGATTGTCGATGCGGAACGGCGTGA
- a CDS encoding ATP-binding protein, which yields MPRTRASASHLFVPRKSSRAEQRAARAGFAEARRQARLAGAPPKRRDEETFDPELRPTYPPSGRPGSSSARGGKLSLPAHRMTTATVSGAYPFLAEGGLGAEGIFIGRDVHAEAAFCYDPFSLYSSGRVEGFTNPNAVLAGIIGMGKSALAKSIATRAIAHGYRVYVPCDPKGEWTAVAQALGGYSIALGPGLPGRLNPLDAPARPASVSEDDWSTEVRKRRLLLLAGLARTVLKRDLQPMEHTALDLALDLVVTEAEAGGTVPLLGKIAHTLGSPEHLDQALGDQAGRMGAAAQDLAHALRRLVHGDLSGMFDAPSTVAFDPTTPMLSIDLSRLGGSGDDTALVLAMTCASAWMESALADPDGGRRWVIYDEAWRVMRHVGLLERMQSQWKLSRGLGIANLMVIHRLSDLLSAGDAGSRGRVLAEGLLADCSTRIIYRQEPDQLAAAASLLGLTGIETQAVSALTKGRGLWKVAGRSFITQHILHPAERELFDTDARMHAPP from the coding sequence ATGCCCCGTACTCGTGCCAGCGCCTCCCATCTGTTCGTCCCGCGCAAGTCGTCGCGGGCCGAGCAGCGCGCCGCCCGCGCCGGTTTCGCCGAGGCCCGGCGCCAGGCCCGCCTCGCCGGAGCCCCGCCCAAGCGCCGCGACGAGGAGACCTTCGACCCGGAGCTGCGGCCGACCTATCCGCCGTCCGGACGCCCGGGCTCCTCCTCGGCACGCGGTGGCAAGCTCAGCCTGCCCGCCCACCGGATGACCACCGCCACGGTGTCCGGGGCCTATCCCTTCCTCGCCGAGGGTGGCCTGGGCGCGGAGGGCATCTTCATCGGCCGCGACGTCCACGCGGAGGCCGCGTTCTGCTACGACCCGTTCTCGCTGTACAGCAGCGGCCGGGTCGAGGGCTTCACCAACCCCAACGCGGTCCTGGCCGGGATCATCGGCATGGGCAAGTCCGCGCTGGCCAAGTCCATCGCCACCCGGGCGATCGCCCACGGTTACCGGGTCTACGTGCCCTGCGACCCCAAGGGCGAGTGGACGGCCGTCGCGCAGGCTCTCGGCGGCTACAGCATCGCGCTGGGTCCGGGGCTCCCGGGCAGGCTGAACCCCTTGGATGCTCCGGCCCGGCCCGCCTCGGTGAGCGAGGACGACTGGTCAACGGAGGTCCGCAAGCGCCGTCTCCTACTCCTGGCCGGCCTCGCGCGCACCGTACTGAAGCGCGATCTCCAGCCGATGGAACACACGGCCCTCGATCTCGCGCTGGACCTGGTCGTCACCGAAGCCGAGGCAGGCGGCACCGTGCCCCTGCTCGGCAAGATCGCGCACACCCTCGGCTCGCCCGAGCACCTTGACCAGGCTCTCGGCGACCAGGCCGGGCGCATGGGAGCCGCAGCGCAGGACCTCGCGCATGCCCTGCGCCGTCTGGTCCACGGCGACTTGAGCGGCATGTTCGACGCGCCCTCGACCGTGGCCTTCGACCCAACCACCCCGATGCTGTCCATCGACCTCTCCCGCCTCGGCGGCTCGGGCGACGACACCGCACTGGTCCTCGCGATGACCTGCGCGAGCGCCTGGATGGAGTCCGCGCTCGCCGACCCGGACGGCGGCCGACGCTGGGTGATCTACGACGAGGCATGGCGCGTGATGAGGCACGTCGGCCTGTTGGAGCGCATGCAGAGCCAGTGGAAGCTCAGCCGAGGGCTCGGCATCGCCAACCTGATGGTCATCCACCGCCTCAGCGATCTCCTGAGCGCGGGCGACGCCGGCTCGCGTGGCCGGGTGCTGGCCGAGGGCCTCCTCGCGGACTGCTCCACCCGCATCATCTACCGCCAGGAGCCCGACCAGCTCGCCGCAGCTGCGTCGCTGCTCGGCCTGACCGGTATCGAAACCCAGGCCGTGTCCGCCCTGACCAAGGGCCGGGGCCTGTGGAAAGTCGCAGGTCGGAGCTTCATCACGCAGCACATCCTGCATCCGGCCGAGCGCGAACTGTTCGACACGGACGCCCGGATGCATGCACCCCCGTGA
- a CDS encoding SCO6881 family protein gives MGVCDFPLMDKVCGAVDFATNPAGTVTDGIGAWIAKSAGELAASAADLAARAVNETTAIDLNAGWFRDNYELLLPIGLALAVGTFCIQLMLAAWRRDERALAQAAIGTMTGVLFSFCAVAFTSVAITVVDALSDGLFQAANSSVDDAIRRVIKVNQLGPMYALGWTIPALVAFGCAIGAFMYWGVMVARKVGVLIMVALAVFAGAGGGWEVAKRWRRGWIEATATLVVSKLLMTVVFLIGVSAMGKSDATDGMAALSDAMAGIVVMVLVLLCPYATYKFVHWASDGGGHDDLHRTGVAGMAVAAGAAKTAGSLAMQVSTGTPAPQGPSKVPGASSDGVASGINPTGGNLSKEGIDAGPPKPQTRFRYGEDPNASGDKGRALIQRPGIPALITRPADSEAGGSEGAPSAPQPAGASIPGSSLTRVGAVPPAGPAAPPPPSTGPSATGSSTPTNWVYPDQPPSGS, from the coding sequence ATGGGAGTCTGCGACTTTCCGCTGATGGACAAGGTCTGCGGCGCCGTCGACTTCGCCACCAATCCCGCCGGGACCGTCACCGATGGCATCGGGGCGTGGATTGCGAAGTCAGCGGGTGAGCTGGCCGCCAGCGCGGCCGATCTCGCCGCCAGGGCCGTCAACGAAACCACCGCCATCGATCTCAACGCCGGTTGGTTCCGGGACAACTACGAGCTGCTGTTGCCCATCGGTCTCGCCTTGGCCGTCGGCACTTTCTGCATCCAGTTGATGCTCGCGGCCTGGCGACGGGACGAACGCGCACTCGCCCAAGCCGCGATTGGCACGATGACCGGCGTCCTCTTCTCCTTCTGCGCCGTAGCGTTCACCTCCGTCGCCATCACGGTGGTCGATGCCCTGTCCGACGGTCTCTTCCAAGCGGCCAACAGCTCAGTGGACGACGCGATCCGCCGCGTCATCAAGGTCAACCAGTTGGGGCCGATGTACGCCCTCGGCTGGACCATCCCAGCCCTGGTCGCCTTCGGCTGCGCGATCGGCGCGTTCATGTACTGGGGCGTGATGGTCGCCCGCAAGGTCGGCGTCCTGATCATGGTCGCCCTCGCCGTCTTCGCCGGAGCCGGTGGTGGCTGGGAGGTCGCCAAGCGCTGGCGGCGGGGGTGGATCGAGGCGACCGCCACCCTGGTTGTGTCAAAACTGCTGATGACCGTGGTCTTCCTGATCGGCGTCTCGGCCATGGGCAAGTCCGACGCCACGGACGGCATGGCTGCCCTCTCCGACGCGATGGCCGGCATCGTCGTGATGGTCCTGGTCCTGCTCTGCCCCTACGCGACCTACAAGTTCGTCCACTGGGCGAGTGACGGCGGCGGACACGACGACCTGCACCGTACCGGCGTCGCCGGCATGGCGGTCGCCGCAGGCGCGGCGAAGACCGCGGGCAGCCTCGCGATGCAGGTCAGCACCGGCACTCCCGCTCCGCAGGGGCCGAGCAAGGTCCCTGGCGCGAGCAGCGACGGTGTCGCCTCCGGCATCAACCCCACCGGCGGAAACCTGAGCAAGGAGGGCATCGACGCCGGACCTCCGAAGCCGCAGACCCGCTTCCGGTACGGCGAGGACCCGAACGCCTCCGGTGACAAGGGCCGCGCCCTGATCCAGCGCCCCGGCATCCCCGCGCTGATCACACGGCCTGCCGACAGCGAAGCAGGAGGCTCCGAGGGTGCTCCCTCCGCTCCTCAGCCCGCTGGCGCGTCGATTCCGGGCAGCAGCTTGACCCGCGTAGGTGCCGTTCCGCCCGCTGGTCCCGCCGCACCACCGCCGCCCTCCACCGGTCCGTCAGCGACCGGCTCCTCGACTCCGACGAACTGGGTCTACCCCGACCAGCCGCCGTCCGGGTCCTGA
- a CDS encoding DUF6112 family protein: MYLVDKVVQLAYDPGIKPNEGGLPGLSVLKQVMGSINLFGIIAVVGALAVSAGVWAWGHHSGGHQAEANGKKGVLVSAGAALLLGAANGVVAFFSALGSQVR, encoded by the coding sequence ATGTACCTCGTCGACAAGGTCGTCCAGCTCGCCTACGACCCCGGGATCAAGCCGAACGAGGGCGGGCTGCCGGGTCTGTCGGTCCTCAAGCAGGTGATGGGCTCGATCAACCTCTTCGGAATCATCGCCGTGGTCGGGGCGCTCGCCGTCAGTGCGGGCGTGTGGGCCTGGGGCCACCACTCCGGCGGCCACCAGGCCGAGGCCAACGGCAAGAAGGGCGTGCTGGTCAGTGCCGGCGCGGCCCTCCTGCTGGGTGCCGCGAACGGTGTGGTGGCGTTCTTCAGCGCGCTGGGGAGCCAGGTCCGTTGA
- a CDS encoding keratin, protein MSNETIPEPGAESGPSEPASATATGDGTGSAAPTDNASAAPAAEKGTQRAKSKTKPKPIITSIEELLTFAYESNARLLEFSKEDLKKLAITDEGIASQSALVGSLAPTDPTLSAPFKLLQFAARQGVPLKRAEDGGLAPTLNRLVDLAVVALGHSPVFGGRVDQLVDPRKDPQLSIEHVRAAAQRVADELGAAPKQFKAADSERLVRHAIACYGLLRALQRDWTLDQFIDASYDSLWRYEAAEAAGLERAASQVGASSDHKVLGIVGANYLARIARLERQVTHLESEAAAARNRETRLRNELSTVEEREQSALARADAFSADVVRLQKELVAERDNRVVDKSHMADDYETLRTRIIRRLGGEIDLLTDGLHALRNGAPDVAEEFLDRSLLALTREVEQLKDASGGFA, encoded by the coding sequence TTGAGCAACGAGACCATTCCAGAGCCCGGCGCGGAGTCGGGGCCGAGCGAACCCGCATCGGCTACCGCTACCGGCGATGGCACCGGCTCGGCCGCGCCTACTGACAATGCGTCAGCGGCACCCGCTGCGGAGAAGGGGACACAGCGGGCCAAGTCCAAGACGAAACCGAAGCCGATCATTACCTCGATCGAGGAGTTGCTGACGTTCGCCTACGAGTCGAACGCTCGACTGCTTGAGTTCTCGAAGGAGGATCTCAAGAAGCTGGCGATTACCGATGAGGGCATCGCGTCACAGAGCGCGCTGGTCGGGTCTCTCGCGCCGACAGACCCAACGTTGTCGGCCCCGTTCAAGCTGCTTCAGTTCGCGGCGCGCCAGGGGGTCCCGCTCAAGCGCGCCGAGGACGGTGGCCTCGCGCCGACGTTGAACCGGCTCGTTGACCTCGCGGTAGTCGCACTGGGTCACAGCCCGGTGTTCGGGGGCAGGGTGGACCAGCTGGTCGATCCCCGCAAGGATCCGCAGCTCTCGATCGAACACGTGCGTGCCGCGGCTCAGCGGGTCGCCGACGAGCTTGGAGCGGCCCCGAAGCAGTTCAAAGCCGCAGACAGTGAGCGCCTCGTCAGGCATGCGATCGCGTGCTACGGACTCCTCCGCGCGCTCCAACGTGATTGGACCCTGGATCAGTTCATCGATGCGTCGTACGACTCTCTCTGGAGGTACGAGGCCGCGGAGGCAGCAGGGCTGGAGCGAGCCGCCAGCCAGGTCGGGGCAAGCAGCGATCACAAGGTGCTCGGGATCGTCGGCGCGAACTACCTGGCCCGGATCGCCCGCTTGGAACGGCAGGTCACACATCTCGAGAGTGAGGCTGCGGCTGCTCGGAATCGCGAGACTCGGCTCCGCAATGAGCTTTCGACCGTCGAGGAGCGTGAGCAATCTGCGCTGGCTCGCGCCGACGCGTTCTCTGCCGACGTGGTGCGACTGCAGAAGGAGCTCGTGGCTGAGCGCGATAACAGAGTGGTCGACAAGAGCCATATGGCGGACGACTACGAAACGCTGCGAACGCGCATCATCCGGCGTCTCGGGGGTGAGATCGATCTGCTTACCGATGGTCTGCACGCACTCCGAAACGGTGCGCCCGACGTCGCGGAGGAGTTCCTCGACCGTTCTCTGCTTGCCCTCACGCGTGAGGTCGAGCAGTTGAAGGACGCGTCTGGAGGCTTCGCGTGA
- a CDS encoding DNA-methyltransferase has translation MSYTLHRGDALTVLKNLPDESVNAVITDPPYNSGGRTSSDRTGRTARAKYVTAGSAHDLQNFPGENRDQRSYRSWLTALLTEAYRAATEHSVAMVFSDWRQEPTTSDALQMAGWTWSGTIPWIKPASRPRKGGFKQSAEFIIWGVKGSLDKDRDLYLPGHFIASQPRKDRVHITQKPVEIMQQLVQICPEGGTVLDPFTGSGSTGVAALREGRQFVGVELSSHYADVAEARLRAELTQDDFVLAGPEA, from the coding sequence ATGAGCTACACGCTGCACCGAGGCGACGCCCTCACCGTGCTGAAGAACCTCCCGGACGAGAGCGTCAACGCCGTCATCACCGACCCCCCGTACAACTCCGGCGGACGCACCAGCTCGGACCGCACCGGCCGCACCGCCCGCGCCAAGTACGTCACGGCCGGATCGGCGCACGACCTGCAGAACTTCCCCGGCGAGAACCGCGACCAGCGGAGCTATCGAAGCTGGCTGACCGCGCTGCTCACCGAGGCGTACCGGGCCGCGACCGAGCACTCCGTCGCCATGGTCTTCTCCGACTGGCGCCAAGAGCCGACCACCAGCGATGCCCTGCAGATGGCGGGCTGGACCTGGAGCGGCACGATCCCCTGGATCAAGCCCGCCAGCCGGCCCCGCAAGGGCGGGTTCAAGCAGTCGGCCGAGTTCATCATCTGGGGCGTCAAGGGCAGCCTCGACAAGGACCGGGACCTCTACCTGCCCGGCCACTTCATTGCCTCCCAGCCCCGCAAGGACCGTGTCCACATCACCCAGAAGCCGGTCGAGATCATGCAGCAGCTCGTGCAGATCTGCCCCGAAGGCGGCACCGTCCTGGATCCCTTCACTGGCAGCGGCTCCACTGGCGTCGCCGCCTTGCGCGAGGGCCGGCAGTTCGTGGGGGTCGAGCTCTCCTCGCATTACGCCGACGTCGCCGAGGCGAGGCTCCGAGCGGAGCTGACCCAGGACGACTTCGTCCTGGCCGGACCGGAGGCATGA
- a CDS encoding DUF6238 family protein, producing MSRTASPTAQDFVPFATAALDFHRALNVPGGPLVTTRAELDALHAHLVSLHGLLDAHAARTGQLTPIEGDQLSAARTRVWQAADHVHAAYHAAPRPGSGEVPDREACRAGLPEGAPELTICQRHQRTAHLVRRRTTPADLHAPFTGLVRH from the coding sequence ATGTCCCGCACCGCCAGCCCGACCGCGCAGGACTTCGTGCCCTTCGCCACCGCCGCGCTCGACTTTCACCGCGCGCTCAACGTGCCAGGCGGTCCTCTCGTCACCACTCGCGCCGAACTGGACGCCCTGCACGCCCACCTCGTCTCGCTGCACGGCCTGCTCGATGCCCACGCCGCCCGCACGGGCCAGCTCACGCCGATCGAGGGCGACCAGCTCAGCGCCGCCCGCACCCGGGTCTGGCAGGCCGCGGACCACGTCCACGCCGCCTATCACGCAGCCCCCCGGCCCGGCTCCGGTGAGGTCCCCGACCGCGAGGCGTGCCGGGCCGGCCTGCCGGAAGGCGCACCGGAGCTGACCATCTGCCAGCGCCACCAGCGCACCGCGCACCTGGTCCGACGTCGTACCACCCCGGCCGACCTCCACGCTCCGTTCACCGGTCTCGTCCGCCACTGA